The Fragaria vesca subsp. vesca linkage group LG2, FraVesHawaii_1.0, whole genome shotgun sequence genome includes a window with the following:
- the LOC101312690 gene encoding DNA excision repair protein ERCC-8-like, which produces MWREIGDREVGKLRPSSFSNRVKSTRIQTLQLSNQKEIVSPHRGSINSLQVDLTEGRYLLSGASDASAAVYDIQRGTDYDGGGAISKHKAIFVVDKQHENGHKYAVSSAVWYPVDTGLFVTGSYDHHVNVWDTNTTQVVMNFKMPGKVYRTAMSSLATSHMLIAAGTEDVQVRLCDIASGAFAHTLSGHRDGVMTVEWSTSSEWVLVTGGCDGAIRFWDIRRAGCFLVLDQSQSQLGRRPPILQRSSANKGPTVKPVLAGQSSLGKARAPQRKHSNGNGVKQSSTSKSLKGSMKQRLHPGMLSSQDRATAHYGAVTGLKVTDDGMYLLSAGSDSRLRLWDIESGCNTLVNFETVRLQTSRPIQLATSPNSPLAFVPCMTAVKAFDMWSGRTALTFRGHYEHVNCCWFSLQDQELYTGGNDRQILVWSPSRLISDEDEGPVKDVDNWSD; this is translated from the exons ATGTGGCGGGAAATCGGCGACAGAGAAGTGGGGAAGCTCCGCCCAAGTTCGTTCTCAAATCGGGTCAAGTCAACTCGGATCCAGACGCTCCAGCTCTCCAATCAGAAAGAAATCGTCTCCCCTCACCGCGGCTCCATCAACTCTCTCCAG GTCGATTTGACGGAGGGGCGCTACTTGTTGTCCGGCGCCTCCGACGCGTCGGCCGCCGTGTACGACATCCAGCGCGGCACGGATTACGACGGCGGCGGAGCTATTTCAAAGCACAAGGCGATTTTCGTGGTGGATAAGCAACATGAGAACGGGCACAAGTACGCGGTGTCGTCGGCGGTTTGGTATCCGGTGGACACCGGACTGTTTGTGACGGGGTCTTATGATCATCACGTTAATGTGTGGGATACGAATACGACTCAGGTGGTGATGAATTTCAAAATGCCGGGGAAGGTTTACAGGACTGCCATGTCTTCACTGGCAACTTCTCATATGTTGATTGCTGCTGGGACTGAAGACGTGCAAGTTCGGCTATGCGATATTGCTTCTGGAGCATTTGCTCACACTTTGTCCGGTCACCGCG ATGGTGTAATGACAGTGGAATGGTCTACTTCTAGCGAGTGGGTTTTGGTTACAGGGGGATGTGATGGTGCAATCCGATTTTGGGACATTAGACGTGCTGGATGTTTTCTTGTTTTAGATCAGTCCCAGTCTCAGCTTGGCAGACGCCCTCCAATCCTGCAACGCTCCTCTGCAAATAAG GGTCCGACAGTTAAGCCCGTGTTGGCTGGTCAAAGCTCATTAGGAAAAGCACGGGCACCGCAAAGGAAACATTCTAATGGAAATGGTGTGAAGCAATCATCCACCAGTAAAAGCCTAAAGGGATCTATGAAGCAAAGATTACATCCAGGAATGTTGTCTAGTCAGGATCGTGCTACTGCTCATTATGGTGCTGTTACTGGGTTAAAAGTTACTGATGACGGCATGTATCTACTAAGTGCAG GTTCTGATTCAAGACTAAGACTGTGGGATATAGAATCTGGCTGCAATACGTTGGTGAACTTTGAAACTGTGCGCCTGCAGACAAGCAGGCCCATACAGTTGGCCACTAGCCCAAATTCACCACTTGCTTTTGTTCCATGCATGACAGCTGTGAAG GCATTTGACATGTGGTCAGGTAGGACGGCCCTGACATTTCGTGGTCACTATGAACATGTGAACTGTTGCTGGTTTAGTTTGCAGGATCAG GAACTATACACAGGTGGCAATGATAGACAAATCCTAGTATGGTCACCATCCAGATTGATTTCTGATGAG GATGAAGGACCTGTTAAGGATGTGGATAACTGGAGTGACTGA
- the LOC101312112 gene encoding mitochondrial outer membrane protein porin 2-like, whose protein sequence is MSTKGPALCCDIGKSARDLLYKDYSSDQKISFTTFSETGVAISSSLANKGGISLGDVAAQYKYKKATVDIKADTETTVSTKLTFTDVLPSTKATASIKFPDYESGKLEAQYLHQHASFTTAVGLNKSPAVDFSATIGTPTIAFGAEASYLTACRAFSKYTAGVSLSKPDSSASVILCDKGDTIKASYLHHLSKLNGGAVVGEVSRRFSTNENTLTVGGSFVVDPQTTVKARLNNHGNLAALLQHEISPKSTFTLSGALDTKTLQKEPKFGLALSLKP, encoded by the exons ATGTCGACCAAAGGCCCTGCTCTCTGTTGTGACATTGGCAAAAGCGCCAGAG ATTTGCTCTACAAGGATTACAGCTCAGACCAGAAGATCAGCTTCACCACTTTCAGTGAGACTGGCGTT GCCATCAGCTCCTCCTTGGCCAATAAAGGAGGTATCTCTCTTGGGGATGTAGCTGCTCAGTACAAGTACAAGAAGGCTACGGTTGATATCAAAGCTGATACAGAAACAACT GTCTCAACAAAGCTCACCTTCACAGACGTCCTGCCTTCGACAAAAGCCACTGCTTCAATCAAATTCCCTGACTACGAGTCTGGCAAG TTGGAAGCACAATATCTTCATCAACATGCATCTTTCACAACGGCTGTTGGTTTGAACAAGTCTCCTGCTGTTGACTTCTCAGCAACCATCGGTACCCCCACCATTGCGTTTGGAGCAGAAGCTAGTTACTTGACAGCTTGTAGAGCATTCTCTAAATATACTGCTGGTGTCAGCTTGTCAAAGCCAGATTCATCAGCTTCAGTAATTCT GTGTGACAAAGGAGACACGATTAAGGCATCATACCTGCATCATCTAAGCAAGCTGAATGGGGGTGCTGTTGTGGGAGAGGTAAGTAGAAGGTTTTCCACAAATGAGAACACGCTAACAGTTGGAGGTTCGTTTGTGGTTGACCCTCAGACTACAGTAAAGGCAAGGCTCAACAACCATGGCAATCTTGCGGCTCTTTTACAGCATGAGATTAGTCCCAAATCCACCTTCACATTATCTGGTGCCTTAGACACCAAGACCTTACAAAAGGAGCCAAAGTTTGGTTTGGCACTCTCCCTCAAGCCTTGA
- the LOC101296067 gene encoding FBD-associated F-box protein At4g10400-like, whose protein sequence is MKKWSRITKHDHQNSRVKGFKEDRISELPDEILCHILSFLPTIHAVRTTVLSTRWNNLWFSVPSLDFDQTDFRGLGGWRALRKFIDRMLSVRNSSHIEKFHLLCCSFGFEYKDFCLFEPWTFTLSRNDIFELDFCIVADHHLRKLELKLSEKVFIYETNLVQEVVSQRSIAQGCFPSNLKSLSDLMGFLCINSAEVEEDMSINGSFGKQPFFSYHNCMPSLKTLSTRFAIRDDEEPSTIALNAPNLENLIIEVPCDLVACSLPVFENLKQLKLFQLSSLVWLTEFLRRSPNLECRALDTSHPKWKDADYMQGFLNERYVQGFAPFNPQLIVPDCLSSHLKTISWSSFMEDKEEWEAIRYLLKHGEVLSNFTVSTYVYLTPKRAKKLCEEILTFQKRSETCEVEVI, encoded by the exons ATGAAGAAGTGGAGTAGAATTACCAAACATGACCATCAGAATTCGAGAGTCAAGGGATTTAAAGAAGATAGGATAAGTGAATTGCCGGATGAAATCCTTTGTCACATACTTTCGTTCCTTCCAACTATACATGCGGTGCGTACTACTGTTTTGTCTACAAGATGGAACAACCTATGGTTTTCTGTTCCAAGCTTGGATTTTGATCAGACAGATTTTCGTGGACTTGGAGGATGGCGTGCATTGAGGAAATTCATAGATCGCATGCTTTCAGTACGCAACTCATCACACATTGAAAAATTCCATCTTTTGTGTTGTTCTTTTGGATTTGAATACAAGGATTTCTGTCTTTTCGAACCCTGGACATTCACTCTGAGCAGGAATGATATTTTTGAGCTTGACTTTTGCATTGTTGCCGATCATCATCTTCGGAAGCTAGAGCTGAAATTGTCTGAAAAAGTCTTTATTTACGAAACAAATCTTGTTCAAGAAGTGGTTTCACAACGTAGCATTGCTCAAGGTTGTTTCCCAAGTAATCTCAAGTCCCTTAGTGACTTGATGGGATTTCTTTGTATCAACTCTGCAGAAGTTGAAGAAGACATGAGTATAAATGGCAGTTTTGGCAAACAACCTTTCTTTAGTTACCACAACTGTATGCCTAGCCTGAAGACATTGTCTACAAGATTCGCCATCCGAGATGATGAAGAACCCTCCACAATTGCTCTCAATGCTCCAAATCTCGAAAACCTTATCATCGAAG TTCCTTGTGATCTTGTGGCATGTTCTCTTCCTGTTTTTGAGAATTTGAAGCAATTGAAGCTATTTCAGCTTAGTAGCCTTGTCTGGTTGACTGAGTTTCTAAGGAGATCACCTAATCTAGAGTGTCGTGCCTTGGATACTAGTCACCCCAAATGGAAGGATGCAGATTATATGCAAGGTTTTCTTAATGAGAGATATGTTCAAGGATTCGCGCCGTTTAATCCACAACTAATTGTGCCTGATTGCTTGTCGTCGCACCTCAAGACTATCTCATGGAGCAGTTTCATGGAAGACAAGGAGGAGTGGGAAGCAATCAGGTATTTGCTTAAGCACGGTGAAGTTCTGAGTAACTTTACTGTTTCAACTTATGTGTATCTCACACCAAAGAGAGCTAAGAAGTTATGCGAAGAAATTTTAACATTTCAGAAGCGTTCAGAAACTTGTGAGGTTGAAGTTATTTAG
- the LOC101295781 gene encoding uncharacterized protein LOC101295781 has product MPKKRTALKIPVAVEPEICPEAVRGWTDGLAKYKKKSKMAREAARKHLSAMGWKFWRARQKGGNPGDLRYESPAGKNYYLLKTACQACVDPDLTGVESTGSNSSSDPNSPMEEKQETMPRKRGRPKKSGIKMKVGVVLPKKRGRKRKIDVVTPEEVYQSTEIGPEPGTPEEEPQIIDSLASDPDYIMEEEDCKESMCYTDSSPQKTKKRGRKRKIDLVAQKPGKVLAQLKRLRLDEEHPKLQIRSPRTILSSLIDNNFVMLHAKVYYRGRRSGDSPLATGQVTREGILCDCCAKVYALTAFEAHAGSTNHRPGANIILEEDGRSISDCQQQLKSFKDEKKVIKSSSKFDKIDDLCSLCHNEGELILCDRCPSAFHTSCLGLSEVTDGEWFCPACSCGICGSGKLEEGSIPGEIRKCDQCEHKFHVGCLRNNEVVCEQNWFCSSKCQNIMFGLEGLLGQPILVGDNNLTWTLLKSSSTNRIDSRETQKKLRGALNVLHKCFEPSVDPYTQRDLVEDIVLNRESNLRRLNFQGFYTVLLERNREVICVATVRIYGEVAEVPLVATMFRYRRLGMCRILMNELEKQLAKLGVERLVLPSSPAALDTWTNTSIGFSEMPEAEKPQFVNYFFLYFTGTIMCHKFLKQRSAATQSTIPVENMELDDSSGGISVITQAEG; this is encoded by the coding sequence ATGCCGAAAAAAAGAACAGCGCTCAAGATTCCGGTGGCCGTGGAGCCCGAGATCTGCCCTGAGGCAGTGCGGGGGTGGACGGATGGCCTCGCCAAGTATAAGAAGAAATCTAAGATGGCGCGTGAGGCGGCCAGAAAACACTTGTCGGCCATGGGCTGGAAATTTTGGCGTGCACGGCAGAAGGGAGGTAACCCTGGCGATTTAAGGTACGAATCTCCGGCCGGAAAGAATTATTACTTGCTTAAAACGGCCTGCCAAGCCTGCGTGGACCCAGACCTCACCGGTGTCGAAAGCACCGGTTCAAATAGTAGTTCTGATCCTAATTCTCCTATGGAAGAGAAGCAAGAAACAATGCCAAGAAAGAGAGGCAGGCCAAAAAAGAGCGGAATAAAGATGAAAGTTGGTGTGGTATTGCCAAAGAAGAGAGGAAGGAAGAGGAAAATTGATGTAGTTACGCCGGAGGAGGTATATCAGAGCACTGAGATTGGCCCTGAGCCGGGAACGCCGGAGGAAGAACCTCAGATTATTGATTCATTGGCTTCTGATCCTGATTATATCATGGAAGAAGAAGATTGTAAGGAGTCAATGTGTTATACTGATTCTTCGCCCCAGAAGACGAAAAAGAGAGGAAGAAAGAGGAAGATAGATTTGGTAGCGCAGAAACCAGGGAAGGTTCTTGCACAGTTGAAGAGGCTTAGACTTGATGAAGAACATCCGAAGTTACAGATTCGGAGTCCGAGAACAATTCTTTCTTCTTTGATAGACAACAATTTTGTAATGCTACATGCGAAAGTGTACTACCGGGGGAGAAGAAGCGGTGACAGTCCGCTGGCGACGGGTCAAGTTACTCGTGAAGGGATTTTGTGTGATTGTTGTGCTAAGGTGTATGCTCTCACTGCTTTTGAAGCACATGCTGGTAGCACGAATCACAGGCCGGGTGCCAATATCATCCTCGAAGAAGATGGGAGGTCAATTTCGGATTGCCAGCAACAGTTGAAGAGTTTTAAGGATGAGAAGAAGGTGATTAAGAGTAGTAGTAAGTTTGACAAGATTGATGATTTATGCAGTTTGTGTCATAATGAAGGTGAGCTGATCCTGTGTGATAGATGTCCTTCTGCATTCCATACTAGTTGTTTGGGTTTGAGTGAAGTAACAGATGGCGAATGGTTCTGCCCGGCGTGTTCTTGTGGAATCTGTGGCAGTGGAAAACTTGAAGAAGGTAGTATTCCTGGTGAGATTAGGAAATGTGATCAGTGTGAGCATAAGTTCCATGTTGGGTGCTTGAGAAACAATGAAGTGGTTTGTGAACAGAATTGGTTTTGCAGTAGTAAATGTCAAAATATTATGTTTGGGCTTGAAGGGCTTTTGGGACAGCCAATATTGGTGGGTGACAACAATCTCACCTGGACACTATTGAAGTCTTCCTCCACTAATAGGATAGACTCCAGAGAAACTCAGAAAAAGCTCAGAGGGGCTCTTAATGTGTTGCATAAGTGTTTTGAGCCGTCTGTTGATCCATACACACAAAGGGACCTCGTTGAAGACATTGTGTTAAACAGAGAGTCGAACCTGAGGCGCTTGAATTTCCAAGGGTTTTACACTGTGCTTTTGGAGAGGAATAGGGAAGTGATTTGTGTGGCTACTGTGAGGATCTATGGGGAAGTGGCAGAAGTACCTCTTGTGGCCACTATGTTCCGATACCGGAGACTTGGGATGTGTCGAATTTTGATGAATGAGCTGGAAAAACAGCTCGCTAAGTTGGGAGTTGAGAGATTGGTTTTGCCTTCGTCTCCTGCTGCACTGGATACATGGACCAACACTTCGATTGGGTTTTCTGAGATGCCTGAAGCTGAAAAACCACAGTTCGTTAATTATTTTTTCCTGTACTTTACAGGCACTATCATGTGTCATAAATTTTTGAAGCAGAGGAGTGCTGCAACACAATCAACAATCCCAGTAGAAAACATGGAACTTGATGACTCTTCTGGTGGCATCTCTGTGATAACACAGGCAGAAGGCTGA
- the LOC101312404 gene encoding F-box/kelch-repeat protein At5g43190-like: MLKSLMSSPEMDAGIWSNLPEEVLERILSMLPLKTFMVLRSTCKHFKSLLFSPPFISKHSSSSSSSSPFSSFLMLSHPQCYPHFPLYDSPLGAWRRFALSLSELLPCAAGPVSLLSISNGLLCFSLPSSSSFVVCNFMTKSSRVIKFPTNPFGFELLTLVSTPVGYNIFMLSSGSSTKTRTFVYDSKIQSWQNFSALDTILSDNHHQQGVHFKGSLYFSTPEPFSVVKFDLESGKWGRDNIELPGELVFVRLVSDEGKGKMYLIGGIGRNGISRSMKIWELCEGQNWVEIERVPEMMCRKIMSVCYHHYEHLYCFWHQGLICVCCYAWPEILYYKVSRRTWHWLPKSPSVPERWACGFRWFSFVPELYASV, from the coding sequence ATGCTCAAATCTCTGATGAGCTCGCCGGAGATGGACGCCGGAATATGGTCCAACTTACCGGAGGAGGTTCTGGAGCGTATTCTCTCTATGCTGCCTCTCAAAACGTTTATGGTGCTGAGATCAACTTGCAAGCATTTCAAGTCTCTGTTATTCTCACCCCCTTTCATTTCCAAGCACTCTTCCTCCTCCTCCAGTTCCTCACCCTTCTCTTCTTTCCTCATGCTTTCTCACCCCCAGTGCTACCCCCACTTCCCTCTCTACGACTCGCCGCTCGGCGCGTGGCGCAGGTTCGCTCTTTCACTCTCGGAATTGCTACCCTGCGCTGCAGGACCAGTCTCTCTGCTCTCCATCTCCAATGGCCTGCTCTGTTTCTCTCTGCCGAGCTCATCTTCCTTTGTTGTGTGTAACTTCATGACCAAGTCATCCAGAGTGATCAAATTCCCTACCAACCCTTTTGGTTTTGAGCTCCTTACTTTGGTTTCCACTCCAGTTGGGTACAATATTTTCATGCTCTCTTCTGGTTCTTCCACCAAGACTAGAACCTTTGTGTATGATTCGAAAATCCAATCATGGCAAAACTTCAGCGCACTGGATACAATTCTCAGTGACAATCATCATCAACAAGGTGTTCATTTCAAAGGGTCTCTCTACTTTTCGACCCCGGAGCCATTCTCAGTTGTCAAGTTTGATTTGGAGAGTGGTAAGTGGGGGAGAGACAATATTGAACTACCTGGAGAGCTTGTTTTTGTTCGATTAGTGAGTGATGAAGGAAAAGGGAAGATGTATTTGATTGGTGGGATTGGTAGGAATGGGATTTCGAGAAGCATGAAAATCTGGGAATTGTGTGAAGGCCAGAATTGGGTGGAGATTGAGAGGGTGCCTGAAATGATGTGTAGAAAGATAATGTCAGTTTGTTACCATCATTACGAGCATCTCTATTGCTTCTGGCATCAGGGTTTAATCTGTGTTTGCTGCTATGCATGGCCTGAGATTCTGTATTACAAGGTTTCCAGGAGGACTTGGCATTGGCTCCCAAAGAGCCCGTCAGTGCCGGAAAGATGGGCTTGTGGCTTCAGGTGGTTTTCTTTTGTGCCGGAGTTGTATGCTTCAGTGTGA